The Proteiniborus ethanoligenes genome has a segment encoding these proteins:
- the ileS gene encoding isoleucine--tRNA ligase produces the protein MQKFKELSNLSIAQNEKVISNFWEEIDILTKSVENRNGSKPFVFYEGPPTANGRPGIHHVISRTLKDSVCRYMTMKGFQVKRKAGWDTHGLPVEIEVEKELRLNNKQDIENFGLAQFNEKCRESVFKYESLWREMTKRMAYEIDLDNPYITLDNNYIESVWWILDKFFKEGLIYEGHKILPYCSRCGTGLASHEVAQGYEEIKSNTVIVKFKRKDLDEYFLVWTTTPWTLASNVALTVSPDATYLKVKSEETIYYVEKTLAKKVFGDQEFEVLEEVNGKELEYIEYEQLMPFVKADKKAFFITVADYVTTEDGTGIVHTAPAFGEDDYNTGKRYNLPVLQPVNEDGKYVDTPWKGMFVMDADIEIIKWLHSEGKLFKKEKLAHNYPHCWRCKTPLLYYAKPSWYIEMTKLKDKLIENNNSVKWYPDYVGEKRFGNWLENLNDWAISRSRYWGTPLNIWRCDCGHIDSIGSRKELVERAIENIDESIELHRPYVDDVHIKCDKCGGTMTRVLDVIDCWFDSGSMPFAQHHYPFENKDNFHELFPADFICEGIDQTRGWFYSLLAISTFVTGKSPYKRVLVNDLILDKEGKKMSKSRGNTVDPFELFDKYGADALRWYLLYVSPAWTPTKFDEDGLKEVLSKFFGTIKNVYNFFTLYANTDEIDPKDFHIEVKDRPELDRWIISKYNSLLKAVEEDLEAYDLTKAVRKIQDFANEDLSNWYIRRSRRRFWEAELTDDKKAVYNTTFEILVGISQMIAPFAPYISEEIYRNLTGELSVHLSDYPVANEAYIELKIEHKMDLVRDLVGLGRAARESVRIKVRQPIQKVLLDGKHEDEIQDLVPLIKEELNLKEVVFAKDLNEYMNFSLKPNFKVAGPILGPKIKDFGKALIELDGSVVAPKIEAGESIILNISGEDFQVTKDLVMITITAKEGFTVSMENNHFVILDTTLTEELVNEGFAREFISKVQQMRKNNGYEMMDNIKIYYHGDDEIEKAVNIYREYIMKETLALSIEKVQDNSFEKHNLNDHETGLKLEKL, from the coding sequence ATGCAAAAGTTTAAAGAACTATCTAATTTGTCAATAGCTCAAAACGAAAAAGTGATTTCTAATTTTTGGGAAGAGATTGATATTTTAACTAAATCAGTGGAAAACAGAAATGGGAGCAAGCCCTTTGTGTTTTATGAAGGACCTCCAACAGCTAATGGTAGGCCTGGAATACACCATGTTATCTCTAGAACATTAAAGGATTCAGTATGTAGATACATGACTATGAAAGGATTTCAAGTTAAAAGAAAAGCTGGGTGGGATACTCACGGACTACCTGTAGAGATTGAAGTAGAAAAAGAGCTTAGGCTCAATAACAAGCAAGATATAGAAAACTTCGGTCTAGCCCAGTTTAATGAAAAGTGTAGAGAATCAGTATTTAAGTATGAAAGTCTTTGGAGAGAAATGACAAAGAGAATGGCTTATGAAATCGACTTAGATAACCCATATATAACATTAGACAATAATTATATCGAATCTGTATGGTGGATACTAGACAAATTTTTCAAGGAAGGCTTAATTTACGAAGGGCATAAAATACTACCATATTGCTCAAGATGTGGTACTGGTTTAGCCTCCCATGAGGTGGCTCAAGGCTACGAGGAAATTAAATCTAATACAGTAATAGTTAAATTTAAGAGAAAAGACTTAGACGAATATTTTCTTGTATGGACAACAACACCTTGGACACTAGCATCAAACGTTGCTCTTACAGTGAGTCCAGATGCCACATATTTAAAGGTAAAATCAGAAGAAACAATATACTATGTTGAAAAAACATTAGCAAAAAAAGTTTTTGGAGATCAGGAATTTGAAGTATTAGAAGAGGTTAATGGTAAAGAGCTAGAATATATAGAGTATGAGCAGCTAATGCCATTTGTCAAAGCAGATAAAAAAGCCTTCTTTATTACTGTTGCTGATTATGTAACTACTGAAGATGGTACTGGTATAGTTCATACCGCTCCTGCCTTTGGAGAGGACGATTACAATACGGGTAAAAGATATAACCTTCCAGTATTACAGCCTGTTAATGAAGACGGAAAATACGTGGATACACCATGGAAGGGTATGTTTGTAATGGATGCAGACATAGAGATAATTAAATGGCTTCACAGCGAAGGTAAACTATTTAAAAAAGAAAAACTGGCACATAATTATCCACATTGCTGGAGATGTAAAACACCACTATTATACTATGCTAAGCCAAGCTGGTATATAGAGATGACAAAGCTTAAAGATAAGCTTATAGAAAATAACAATTCAGTTAAATGGTACCCAGACTATGTAGGTGAAAAACGCTTTGGAAACTGGCTAGAGAATCTAAATGACTGGGCAATATCTAGAAGCAGATACTGGGGAACACCTTTAAATATATGGAGATGCGATTGTGGACACATAGATAGCATAGGCTCAAGAAAAGAGCTAGTTGAAAGAGCTATAGAAAATATTGACGAAAGCATAGAATTACACAGACCATATGTAGATGATGTTCATATTAAATGTGATAAATGTGGCGGTACTATGACAAGGGTATTAGATGTTATAGATTGCTGGTTTGATAGCGGGTCAATGCCTTTTGCACAGCATCATTATCCATTTGAAAACAAGGATAATTTTCATGAGCTATTCCCAGCAGATTTCATCTGCGAAGGTATCGATCAAACTAGGGGCTGGTTCTATTCACTTTTAGCCATATCCACATTTGTAACAGGTAAATCACCTTATAAAAGAGTTTTAGTAAATGACTTGATATTAGATAAAGAAGGAAAGAAAATGTCTAAGTCAAGGGGAAATACTGTAGATCCATTTGAATTATTTGATAAGTATGGTGCAGATGCATTGAGATGGTATCTCCTTTATGTATCTCCTGCCTGGACACCAACAAAATTTGACGAGGATGGACTTAAGGAAGTACTGAGCAAATTCTTTGGAACAATTAAGAATGTATATAATTTCTTCACATTATATGCAAATACTGATGAAATAGATCCAAAGGATTTCCATATAGAGGTTAAAGATAGACCTGAGCTAGATAGATGGATTATTTCAAAATACAATAGCTTATTAAAGGCAGTAGAAGAAGATTTAGAGGCTTATGATTTAACAAAGGCCGTTAGAAAGATTCAGGATTTTGCAAATGAAGATTTATCTAACTGGTATATTAGACGCTCAAGAAGAAGATTTTGGGAAGCAGAGTTAACAGATGACAAAAAAGCTGTTTACAATACAACCTTTGAAATACTAGTTGGTATATCCCAAATGATAGCTCCTTTTGCTCCATATATTTCTGAAGAAATATACAGAAACCTAACAGGAGAATTATCAGTTCATCTAAGCGATTATCCTGTGGCTAATGAAGCCTATATAGAACTTAAGATAGAGCATAAAATGGATCTTGTAAGAGATTTGGTAGGCTTAGGAAGAGCAGCTAGAGAATCTGTTAGGATTAAGGTTCGTCAGCCAATACAAAAGGTTTTACTAGATGGGAAGCATGAAGATGAAATCCAGGACTTAGTTCCATTGATTAAAGAAGAATTAAATCTTAAGGAAGTAGTTTTTGCTAAGGACTTAAACGAATATATGAACTTTAGCTTAAAGCCTAACTTTAAAGTAGCAGGTCCAATACTAGGACCAAAGATAAAAGACTTTGGGAAAGCATTGATAGAGCTTGACGGTTCAGTAGTAGCTCCGAAAATAGAAGCTGGAGAAAGTATAATCCTAAATATTTCAGGAGAGGACTTCCAGGTTACAAAGGATCTTGTAATGATTACCATAACAGCAAAAGAAGGCTTTACAGTCTCTATGGAAAATAATCACTTTGTAATATTAGATACCACATTAACAGAAGAGCTGGTAAATGAAGGCTTTGCTAGAGAGTTTATTTCAAAGGTGCAGCAGATGAGAAAAAACAATGGATATGAAATGATGGACAATATAAAAATCTATTACCATGGTGATGATGAAATAGAAAAGGCTGTAAATATTTACAGAGAATATATTATGAAAGAAACATTAGCTTTGAGCATTGAAAAAGTACAGGATAATAGCTTTGAAAAACATAATTTGAATGATCATGAAACGGGCTTAAAGCTGGAAAAACTATAA
- a CDS encoding HAD family hydrolase → MGNVAAFFDIDGTLYRNSLMIQHFKKMLKYEVIDPLIWHSSVKHTYDEWEKRFGDFEDYLEELAAVYIKELKGVNKSYIEFIASQVINLNGDKVYKYSRTRIDWHKKQGHKVFFISGSPDFLVSKMAEKYGVTEFKGTIYEVDEKNNFTGEILRMWDSENKQRVIDEFVEKYDVDLPNSFAYGDTKGDLSMLRMVGNPVAINPNRDLFNCIKNDPDLSNKTTIIVERKDIVYKLNPDVEIVRGLYD, encoded by the coding sequence TTTTTCGACATTGATGGTACTCTTTATAGGAACTCACTGATGATTCAGCATTTTAAAAAAATGTTAAAATACGAGGTAATAGATCCTTTAATATGGCATAGCAGTGTAAAACACACTTATGATGAGTGGGAAAAAAGATTCGGAGATTTTGAGGATTATTTAGAGGAGCTTGCGGCTGTCTATATTAAGGAATTAAAAGGTGTTAATAAATCTTATATAGAATTCATTGCTAGTCAGGTAATTAATCTAAATGGTGATAAGGTATATAAATACTCTAGAACTAGAATAGATTGGCATAAAAAACAAGGTCATAAGGTTTTTTTCATATCTGGCAGTCCAGATTTTCTAGTATCCAAAATGGCTGAAAAATATGGGGTAACTGAATTTAAAGGTACAATCTATGAGGTTGATGAAAAAAACAATTTTACAGGTGAAATACTAAGAATGTGGGATTCAGAAAACAAGCAAAGGGTTATAGATGAATTCGTAGAAAAATACGATGTGGATTTACCAAATAGCTTTGCCTATGGAGATACTAAGGGAGATTTGTCCATGCTCCGCATGGTAGGTAACCCAGTAGCTATCAATCCAAATAGAGACCTATTTAACTGTATAAAAAATGATCCAGACCTGTCAAATAAAACTACTATAATAGTAGAAAGAAAGGATATTGTTTATAAGCTGAACCCAGATGTAGAGATAGTTAGGGGTCTATATGATTAG